The DNA window GATTATTGAAAGGGAGAATACGGAATATTAAAAAAGTTACAATTAACCCTCATCAAGGTTTTGTTGGGGGCTGCTTTAAGTGCACAAATTAGGTTTCTGTACAGGATAGAAAAATCAAATTTCAATGTAGTGACAGGCAATTTAAACGTAATTGCATCACATTTGATAAAAAAAAGCTATCATTCGGATGTGAATGGTTGTCTTGTACCGTTTGCAGGAATCTCTCCGGTCTGTTCCTGTATCACTGCAGTTACCTCTTAAATTAGATTTTTATAACTTGGCTGTGAAAATGATAAAATATAGCAGCTCCCACCTCATCTGGAATTAATCTTACTAAAGACCTACATTAGCAATATGCAAAAAAGAGCTTTAATTAATTAGATCAAAACCAAATGCTTCATTTAAATGCCTAAAATACCGCAATGTAAAAAGTACAATTTCCGGAAGCCATCATTTTAATAAACTGTTTGGAAGGTGAACATCGTATGTAAAAAGGGCTCTGAAAACATGGCGAGTGAACAGCAACGTAGCTGATATATTAGCGCACTCGATTCCAGGTGCAACATGGCGCGGGCCACGCAGGACGGCGCTGGCTCCTCCCCTGCACACCACGAGTCGGCGGGGCACGGCGAGCAGAGCCGAGCCGAGCCGAGCTGGGCCGGGCGAGGGTCCGGCGCTAACACGTGGGCATGGCTGCTGCAGCCCCGCCGCAGTGCCCCGTccgcccctcccctcccctccccctccccccgggCCGGGCCGGGCCTAGGCGCCTGGGCCCCGCCGCCACTCCACGTGTCACACACGGAGACCGAAACCGCGTCCCGCGTCCCGCGGGGCAGCTCCGACCCACCACTCACCTGATACACCGACCACCGCTCCCCACGACCTGAACAAAAGCATTTTGCAGACAAAAATTCAATTCCATTTTTAATTTCTCACTTTTGCAAAGAATTTCATACAGAACGTGTTCAGCTTTCCATCAAAATAATTTGTCTTAAGTAAATAAAGTACCCAGGCTTCGGAAAGCGGGATTTTGCTTCTCAAACGACACATTTTCACCATTAGAAGAGACCAGACTGCTTCAACGCCAGAGGCGCTGGGTCACTACGCACATCTACCGCCCGCCACAACTTCCTCCGCGTTAATTCAAAGTAAAAAAATGTCTTTTAAGTTACAAACTGGCTGAACTTTTAAGCTATAAAACTTCGCGACGAACAAAGGAGGGGGTGGAGCAGGAAAGCGAGTGGAGCATAAGAGGGGAGAGGCGTTTGGCACCAACAGAGGCAGTCCTGTAATGGCGGGACGGGACTCGTGGATAGGAACCTTCCGCCTCCCCGCTCCTCCTCCCTCAGTAGGGTGTTAAGTatagggtgggggagggagagaagtgGGCCTCGGTTTCAGGCCGGGTACACACACGCAAGTCACTGGTAGGTGCTGCGGCCTCCATAATTGTAGGAGCCTGAGCCTCGGCCTCGGGTGTAGTTATCTTGGCGGTAGAAGTTGTCCCTCGTTTCATACTGCCGGGCACCGTATCCGCCGCCTCGCCCGCGGCCGTAACTTCGTCCTCCTCCGCCGTAGCCGCCGCCACCTCCCGTCTTCTTCTCAGCGTGGTCCACCCGGATCTGGCGGCCATCCAGAGACTTGCCGTTCATCGCCTGCATTGCATCGTGGGCATCACCCGGGTTCTCGAAGGTGATGAAGCCGAAGCCACGGGACGTTTGTGTGTCCCTGTCCTTGATAACACGCACCTCGGAGATCTGCCCGTACTTGCAGAACACCTCCTCCAGCGCCTGCTCGTCCGTCTCAAAGTTGAGGCCGCCGATGAATAACTTTCCTTCCTCAGACATGGTGCTGGTGCGTGTTCTCTCCGCTCTCGTGTTCCCGGTCTGCTCCTTCGGTGGCGGCTGCAGCTCGACTCTAGCTCAGCTCGCTCCGCCCACCAGCCCCCACGCCGCTGCTCCATTGGCCAGTCACTGTGGACACCAGCCAATCGCACGGCAGGTGGGTCTTTCCGCGCCACAACTGCGCGAGATCTTCCCTCCGACCGCAGTCCGCTCCCGCCCGCCCGCCATCTTGTTGGTTCGCAGTTCTTCAACCTCCATTCCGAGCTGCTTGATCCTCCTGAAAAGTGGCGCCGATGTGCTGCAGAGTCCAGTAGTCAGAGTTTGAGACTTCCACTATAATTTGACTTGGGTTTCACCCGTACGGCTTGCCTCAAATTTTAAGGATAGTCGGACAACATTAAAGTCTTTTATATCTACAATAAAAATTTTATTCACTTGCTATTAAAATTTAATGATGCCGTCAACAATCAATACTAAACATGGCTCCTGAAATTACAAACACTGCGCAGCTTACGTCAGCTATTTCAGAAACTTGGAACAAGCTTTCAGACTTGTGTCCGCAAACGCCAGTTGAATTCTGCAGATGAAGGAATGAACAATTTATATCTCGTCTCCCCACAGAGGGCATTAGTCGTGATTTCTCACTTAACAGAGTGGGCCACGTGAAGGCTGCCATCTTCCGCTCCTCGTACAATTAAATCCTTGCGAATCATATTAATTCAAAATAAGATAAGCTCTGATCAATATCATTAAAATATAAGAAAGAATTGGGTATTTCGCTAAACGCACGAGCAAATCCAAACCACAAAGAAAATAATAAGTATTAAGCCATTCGTCCCTTCTGGTCTAACTTAAGAGTTACATAACCACACGTCCCATAGCAGCTGTGAACCTACTCTAAGGCCCAGTAATTCCAAATCTGATCACAGTTTTCGTCAAAACATTAACAAACGAACCAAAGTCCAGAAGTGAGGTGACAGTGAAGTACATCTAACAATTTGTCTATAACAACCTCTGAAAATGAAGTCCGTGaacaaagggaaaacatactaGATCAATACTAGACAAAGTAACTTACAAGAGAACTAAAGAAGACATGAGCATTTCATCTGTATATAAAATGTTCatcaaaaagaactttaaagtgGAATTGAATATAAGTGGGACTGGGAAGAATAGCCCTAAAAGGCATATTCTAAAGATTTAGCAGAGGAATGCTGAAAAGACCAGTATTAATCAAACACTTAAGTGTTTGAGCCTTAATATTACAGGGAGAAATTTCAAATATAAAATgtatttatcaaagtacatacatgtcactacatacaacactaagtttctttttttctgtgggcatatttagcaaatctataggacAGTAACTGTAAATGGGGTAAAtgagcaaatgcaaatataaataaattgcaataaataattaagtgcctgaaataacaagataaaaagtccttaaagtgagaccattggttgtgggaacactagaaatagaatgagtgtagttattcccctttgttcaagagcctgatagtagaagggtagtaactgttattGAACCTGGTGGAATGGGTCCTGAGGcacctgactgcagcagtgagaaaagagcacagcctgggtggtgaggatctttgatggtggatATTGCTTTTCTATggtaatgtttcatgtagatgtgctcagtggttgagagggctttaccATGATGTACTGGTCcgaatccactacattttgtaggattttccactcaagcaCATTAGTGtacccataccaggccataataaaGCCACATAAAGAAACACATAATAAATATTtgagtatttattattttattgaaaGTTCAATGGTATGATATCATTGTATTGGCCATTAGGAGATAGTTTTTTGGTATTCATTTTACACTTTTATGAAATAGACACCAAGGAAAAAAGGACCCAGCTACCTTGCAAATGTTGTGTTCTACATATTTTCATGCAACTGTCTTATTTAAAAATCACTGAAACACAAATCAATGTCGAAGCTTAAAGTAGCAACAATTCAGGAGTTTTTTTTAATTTGACAGAGAGTAACCTGCTAGTACCATTGACATTTGTCCTGCAGATTTGGCATCAGCTTGCTCCAAGAAAAGAGTTTACTTCCAGCCCTATAATTTGATCAGGAAGACCAGATAAGTTGTAGGATCAGAGGAATAAGTAAATTAACTGCAGTTTAATAATGAGGATGCTAATATAAATACATGAAACTACCTTGGTTTCCTCGGCTGCGCAAGTCTATGGAAGAGAActtctggccccaccaaactcatgagATTGAGGCGCACTCAATCCCACCACAAAGTTCAGTTTGTGCAGATGCTGTGACATTTGCTAACCTgctacaaattaatgccacaaaacAACTGACGGTACACCGCACACGATtataggaattatatttatgaatcttaactgaagagttagtaaagaataacaaaaagaaaagagctaattctaattaaacagtcaaatatgcacaagttggagctcatcttgaacttctctgtcattcACACGCTGGGCtctcggtcaacgtgaaagcacacaTCACCTTCTGAATGACACTCACAATCCATCTTGAATAAACGAGTCTCCCACCAAATCGTATGCTGCGactggttctccccagcatcttctctcttcatctcctctcaaacAAGAACCCCAAGCTTAACCTTTATTGTCCTTTaccaagaaaacctcccgctaattggatggcacacattccacatcatcccttatcttcaacaataacccaaacaggctgaaagcagaacagacagctcttacagaactgttaaatgaaatacctacggCGTAACAGTAAAGATGCGAACCGGGCATTACATACAGAACAATATTGTTTAGTTGATTAAGTTGCATGAGAGGTAAATGGATACATGGTTATCCTAATGAAatttagccactgttgtgccttctttgtagctgcattgatatgttgggtccaggatacaTCCTCAGAtactgacatccaggaacttgaaattgctcactctttccacttttgatccttctatgaggactggtgtgttcccTCATTTTATCCTTTCTGATgtccacagtcaattctttgtttttattgacgttgagtccaaggttgttgctgcaacaccactcaaccagttgatatatcttgctcctgtatgccctctaattacaatctgaaatcctgccaacaAAATTGTATTGTCAatgaatttatagatgatatttgtgctgtgcctagacacatagtcatgggtgtagacagagcagagcagtgggctaagctcacatccctgaggtgcaccagtgttgatggcCAGCAAGGTTAATACATACATATTAACCTGCAGGCTTACCGAACTTCCACTAAAACAAACTGGGGATGGGCACGGTAGATAATGCTACTGCCACAAAGTTTCAGTGATCAGGATTTGATCATGACCTTGGGTATTGTCTATGTGCTTTGCATGTCCTCCCTGTTACCATGCTCCCATcggctccagtttcttcccagagTCTAAAGATGAGCTATAGTAAAAGCTACACTTGGTACAAGTGAGTGGTTGGAGATTCAGGAGAAAGATAATGGGCATGTGAGAGATGGGGTTTTTAGTAAACTTAGTGGGAAAGTGGGTCAGCTAAGAATGCTCTGAGAACAGACACAGATTTGTTGGGCTTTatataatttgtttttcttgtgaatattgtACATGCTATGTACATACCTGTGATGTTGCTAAAAGCAAATTTTTCATTGCACGTGTGCATACATATACTTAAGCATATGACAAACTTTACTTTCGAATAGTTTTTGTCATAAAACTACAAAACATTTACAATAGATTGGGTAGAAATTGTATTGGACAACCAAAGATAAAAATGGCAGATAAAAACTCACTTAACTGAGAATAAATAAAACAGGTTTGATAAAGAGTTTCAGATGTGAAGTGTCAACTCTGTTTCTCAAACACCTACTGATTGTTTTTAACTTATGTTTTTACTTGGAATCCTTTTCCCTAGAGGGGAATGGAAGATCAGTCATTGGTTATATTCTAATTAGAGACTGATCAGTCAATTAAGAGATAACATAATAGGATTGTAAAATAGTGGAGGTAGAAAATTAACCCCAATCTTGTTAAATGGTCTCAAGAGATAACCTGTATCTGCTTTGATACTGCCACAATAGGTCATAGAGGATCTACTTTCTCTGGTTCTTTACTCTACTTTGGAACACATATGTCATTGAgtacagtttggcattcaacataAAATCATCCCAACCAAACTTATAATCGAGCCCTGTATCTCCCACTACAACTGGATCCACAACTTCCTCATTGGCAGACTTAATCAGTGAGAATTGGTGACAACATTGCCTCCAAGCTGACCATCAACACATATGCGCatcaagactgtgtgcttagctccctgctctacccCTATACAGACATGACTGCGTAACTAAGCAGAGATCCAATGTCatatacaaatttgctgatgacaccagttTCTGGACAAATCACAAGTAGTGATGATTCAgggtacaggagcaagatagggcacctagttgaatggtgccacaacaacaacttcttgCTTAGTTTTagtaaaactaaagagctgattattgactttaggaaggGAAAAGTGGGAAAATGTATGCCTGTCTGCATTGCTGAATTGGCGGTGGAGAGTGTGAGCAGCTCTAGATTCCTGAGTGTTAACATATTGGATGACCTCTCCTAGACCCAGCACAGAGATGCAATCACAAGTAAGGTATGTCAGCATCTTTACTTTTTAGAAGGTAAAGAaagttcagcatgtcatcaatcATTCTAACAAACCTACACATGTATCAATGAAGTATCCTATCTCAATGCACCATAGTCTGATACAGCAattcaaatgttttttttcttgggTGTGTTGTGTATTTCATGCTATATGCCCACAATACTGCTGTAAGTAAGTTTTTCATACACCATTGCATACATTTATTTaagcatatgacaataaatttgactgaTTTGGGACATAGGCTCAAGGGCCAAATGGCATTGTCCTGACTTTATTAATGCTGTTAATGTTACTTCcctcttcatggatgctgcccaactttCTGTATTTCCCATACATTGTTTTTCTACTAAATAAAATTTATAATCTAATTACTGTTATATTACAACACAAGTCCGCTTTCACTGATATTCCTTCCAACTGCCCACCTTCAAAGGGATCTGAATTCCACAGTCAATTATTTGATTCCTTATTTATGTTAATGCATTGAAAGCAGCTTAATGGTGTTTTGAAGGGCAAGAGTGACTTGGTTGAATAAAGAAGATCCTGGTGGAAGTGAAATTGAAGGAGAAAATAGAACTAAAGGGTCATACTTTTGAAAATAAGGGAATTTTTCAGGTAGTTAGTCTGTGCACATGTTCAGTTCAACCACCAGAGCTGCCTCCTCTCTTGTGGGGTTGCTACATGCTGGCTGTAACAATTCAATGTCTAGTAATTGTATTCCAGATAACATTTGGATAATTTTAATCCCTTGGTATTACTGCATGTTCTGCCATTTATCAGAAATTTGCCCATAAATCTATGCTTTGATTTCCTTAGCTGTTTTCAGATATTTATTGTCCACTCCCTTTGACTGACATTCTGTTTCTTCTTTCAATCATATTTTTCACAAATTAACTCTCATTGCTATTATTAATTTGTGAACCAACATTTATAACACAACCTTCCTTTATCCCCCTTTATTTGAAAACTGTAACCAGGAATGTTGAAGTACCATTTCCACCCTTTAAATCAAGCTTCCATAATAGCTACAGTTTATATCATATCATCTCACCTTACGCACTATTATTGTTGCAATTACATACATATTTACTGTCCAGTACAAACTTATACCTTGTCTATTCATCTTCCAGTCTCTGTTGTTCTGCCCTCCAAATTATCTCATTTCCACGTTGCTTCTTTCGCTCTGAATATTTACTCAGCTTTTCATCTCCCTGTCAAACTAGCCTAGTTAGACCACAACCGTGGAGAAAATAATTGAGTTACAGAGCAATTGTTTCCCATcctgttttaaaacttccaattAGGTTTAAGTCACTGCCACAAAACCAAAGTAACAACATTAGAAGTCTGAAATGAGATCCTGTAAGATGTTCAGTCTCCAAGTCACTTGAATTCTCCATCCTTGGGGGATCGTCCTGCCAGGCTATATGGGTAGAACACAGAAACAAGAAAGAGATTATCACTTAGATGGGACTGTATTATAGGCTCTCAAACAGTCAGCGGGAATTAAATCAGATGTGAAAACAGATGGCAGATTGCTGTAAGAACAACAGGGCAAATTGGTGGGTTACTTAACTCCTCTAATATCAATTTGGTCACCCATAGTGCAAAGGGCTTAGACAAAATCAAATTTGTTATACATTATGAGTCCAAGAAAACTTCCTTAATCAATAAACAGATGGACCTACTAGACAGGGCACAAAACTAGACCACCACTTAGAGGTAATGTTGAAGTTTCAGCTGTGGAGTCTATTGGTACCAGTGACTTTAATTCTattagttaaaaaaaaagataaggaGAAAGGTAAATCTACAAGGTCTTAACTCAGGGAAGGGCAAATTTTGGAGAATTTTTAAAAACAGGAACCTGTAGAGATCAGTTGAATGAAACAATTCCAAGTAAACAAATGCCTGGCAAATCAGAAGCATTTAAAACTATGATTTCAAGACATCATGAACAGCATGTTCCTGTCAGGGCAAAGAACAAGGCTGGCATTGCCCTTGCCCTTCACTCTTACAATGGCAAGGATAACAGATATTGAGGCTCCGGCTAAGAAGACAATGGCTTACATCAGGTTTAAGCAGTGGTGATTAGTACAAGTGTAGGCGGTTTTCTGAAAAAGCAACCAAGTGAATTTATGAGTGCAACAAGATGGTGATTGTTTaagtggacttcagcaaggcctgtaacaaggtcccacatggaagaCTAGCCTGGAATGTTAGATCACATGGATTTCAGGGAGAGCTAGCACTAGTGGATCCATAACTGTTTGAATTGAACTGACATCCTTCATACATGAGGAGTTAAATCttcacgttacatctccatctaaatgtgcaatttattaaAAATACTATAtacaccaggacagtcaatataacatagaaatactattttatcagtgtgaattattcagtctgatggcctggtggaagaagctgtcctgggacctgttggtcctggcttttatgctacggtaccgtttcccggatagtcagctggaacagtttgtggctaGGGTGACTCGCCCTAGCGATCCttcacatctgtctttgtaaatgtcctgaatagtgggaagttcacatctacagatgtgctgggctgtttgcaccactctctgcagaatcctgtgattgagggaagtacaattcccataccaggcagtgatgcagccagtcaggatgctctcaattgtgccgctgtagaaagttcttgggatttgagggcccataccaaacttcatcaaccgtctgaggtgaaagaggctctgctgtgcctttttcaccacatagccggtatgtacagaccatgtgaggtgctctgtgatgtttatgccaaggaacttaaagctgttcaccctctcaaccccaggtccattgatgtcaataggagttagcctgtctccattcttcctgtagtccacaaccagctcctttgtttttgcgatgttgagggagaggttgttttcttgacaccacagtGTTAGGGTGATGACTCTTTCTGTGtaagctgcctcattattatttgagattaggccaatcagtgtagtattgtcagcaaatttaattagcagattggagctgtgggtggcaacacagtcatgggtagagAGAGTAAAAAAGAGGGTTTAGGACACAGCACTGGGGGGggtctcctgtgttgagggtcagaggggcagaagtgagggagcTCACTCTTATCATCTGCTGGCAATCTAACAGGAAGTCctggatccagctacacaagacagggtgaaggctgaggtctctgagcttcttgttgagcctagaggaaattatggtgttgaatgctgaactgtagtccaagaaaagCATTCTctcataagcatccttcttctccagatgtacaAGGAGCAGATACTTAATAGTAAAAGTAGCAGaggttgtttctcagaatggaaCCCTGTGATAAGTGGTGTTCCACTTGGATTGGTGGTGGACCCATTGCTGTTCATCATTTATAGAAACTATTTTAATGTGAAAATGCAAGGCATGGttggtaaatctgcagatgacatgaaaatatGTAGTATTGCAAACAGTGAAGGTAGTGACTAAAAATTACAGGAGGATTTTAATCAGCTCGCTAAGTGGGTCAAGCAATGGCAATCAATTCAGATAAGTGCAAGGTGTTTCATTTTGGGAAGACAAATAAGGGTAGGACATTCACTGGGGAGTGTTACAGAAGGACCTAGGAGTCCAAGTATAAGTGGTatcacagatagacagggtggtgaaataTGTGTTTGGCATGcttaccttcatcagtcaggacaatgGATATagaaattgggatgttatgttgcagatgtacaagaTATTGATGAGGAAACAACTGGGGTACTGCGTACAGTTTTGATTACCCTATTATAGAAAATCaaaattaagctggaaagagtggaGAGATTTACCATGGATGTTGTCACAACTTGATGGTCTGAGAAAGAGGTTAGAATAATAATGATAAGAATTTACTCCTTGAAGCACAggagatgaggggtgaccttatcacgatgtataaaattatgatgggcaaTGCTAAATTAAATGTACATCAGCTTTTTGCCAAGGGAATGAAAACAAAAACTGgatggcatagatttaaggtgagaggggaaataatTGAAAAGGATCTGAGGGGGAACCTCCTCATTCAGAGGGCATGAGCTACCAGGAAATGAGGCtggggcaggtacaataacaacatttaaaacattTGGAACATATTTGGATAGAAAAGGTGTACAGAGAGTTATTTAAACTGATTTGGGTCAAATGATGGCAAATGGGACTTGATTAGATGGGCATGTTAATTGTCATGGAtgacctttaacaggatgatccaCAGGGGTTGGTTCCACGCTGCATTGCTCTACTCCACTCTTGACCACTTGTTTTGATCTCCTCTTTTTTCAATAAAGGACAAAAGCTTAATGAACAACATCTCATCCAACTTGGCACATTACAACATTCTGGACTAAACACTGAATTCaactacagtcagccctccttatcagcaggggattggttccgggaccccccccccccccccacggataccaaaaaacacggatgctcaagtcccttatttaacctgtcccaGTATGGGAGTCTTGCAGGActccggactttatttaacctatctcagtgcggtggacattaggacctggcggtgcagctctgaatccgcagtgtttctattcacgaaaataatcacaatcacgattgaaaataaggtggaagtaataaagcaatcggaaagaggtgaaatgccatcggtcattggaaaagcgttaggctatagtcggtcaacaatcagaacaattttaatggagcgtGTGAAAGGCTCTGccacaatgaaagctacaattattactaagcaacacagtggtttaattattaaaTACGTATGCTTCTTAAGTGTTTTagatgcatagaaaggtaaaatatgtactatatactaagaaaaacatttgactaactgacgctaaataataccggatgtacctgttccgacttcaaatcctaCTTAAAGATGGACtgaggaatggaactcattcctaacccggggactgcctgtacttttaagccat is part of the Hemitrygon akajei chromosome 9, sHemAka1.3, whole genome shotgun sequence genome and encodes:
- the LOC140732656 gene encoding uncharacterized protein produces the protein MSDEGKLFVGGLSLDTDEQALEEHFSKYGQITEVRVIKNRETMASRGFGFVTFDNPEDAKDALQAMNGKSVDGRQIRVGQAEKKRGGGRGYGGGRGGGGYGNRRRGGGYWDNERSSYGGGGRYDQSERDGYLGGYRSQSQSSYNSYGSRYNRDYDCTSAPLFRRIKQLGMEVEELRTNKMAGGRERTAVGGKISRSCGAERPTCRAIGWCPQVELQPPPKEQTGNTRAERTRTSTMSEEGKLFIGGLNFETDEQALEEVFCKYGQISEVRVIKDRDTQTSRGFGFITFENPGDAHDAMQAMNGKSLDGRQIRVDHAEKKTGGGGGYGGGGRSYGRGRGGGYGARQYETRDNFYRQDNYTRGRGSGSYNYGGRSTYQ